The following proteins are encoded in a genomic region of Actinomycetota bacterium:
- a CDS encoding Gfo/Idh/MocA family oxidoreductase, whose protein sequence is MTEEKKVGFVAMTSEKKAVESIPEIGVGMIGHAFMGKAHSNGWKQMPYIFWPPAAIPKLIKICGIPESDVAEASRRFGYEGYTTDWKEIINDDKIQIVDNGTPNYLHAEPAIEAAKAGKHVISEKPIARNAAEAKTMRDAVKKYNVKNICNYNYRMVPAVVLAKNLIEDGKLGKLFHFRARYLQEWIIDPEFPMIWRLRKAECGSGALGDLGSHIIDLGRFLCGEFKAVSAVARTFIKERYSDESGKKEKVDVDDAVAAAVEFENGAIGTIEASRFCPGRKNFNAIEINGEKGSIWWDLENMNNLHVYWRDEEPEATRGFHCINVTESYHPYYDQWWPHGHIIGWENTFVHTALNMVNAIMLGTPLEPYVATFEDGYRNAVICDAIIKSAETGRKELCIFE, encoded by the coding sequence ATGACAGAAGAAAAAAAAGTTGGTTTTGTTGCTATGACATCAGAAAAAAAAGCTGTTGAAAGTATACCGGAAATAGGTGTGGGCATGATAGGCCATGCTTTTATGGGCAAAGCCCATTCAAATGGCTGGAAGCAAATGCCTTATATTTTTTGGCCGCCGGCAGCAATCCCCAAACTTATAAAAATTTGCGGTATTCCTGAGTCGGATGTTGCAGAAGCATCAAGAAGATTTGGTTATGAAGGGTATACTACCGACTGGAAGGAAATCATAAATGATGACAAAATCCAGATTGTTGATAACGGAACCCCTAATTATCTTCATGCAGAACCGGCAATTGAAGCAGCAAAGGCCGGAAAGCATGTTATTTCTGAAAAACCTATTGCCAGAAATGCTGCTGAAGCAAAAACAATGAGGGATGCGGTTAAAAAGTATAATGTAAAAAATATCTGTAATTATAATTACAGAATGGTTCCTGCCGTGGTGCTTGCAAAAAATTTAATTGAAGACGGAAAGCTTGGGAAATTATTTCATTTCAGAGCAAGATATCTTCAGGAATGGATTATCGATCCCGAGTTTCCCATGATATGGAGATTAAGAAAAGCAGAATGCGGCAGTGGTGCGCTGGGCGATCTTGGTTCCCATATAATTGATCTTGGCAGATTTTTATGCGGTGAATTTAAGGCTGTAAGCGCTGTTGCCCGGACTTTTATAAAAGAAAGATATTCTGATGAATCCGGGAAAAAAGAAAAAGTTGATGTAGATGATGCAGTTGCTGCGGCAGTTGAATTTGAAAATGGAGCAATAGGAACTATCGAAGCTTCAAGATTCTGCCCTGGAAGAAAGAATTTCAACGCCATTGAAATAAATGGTGAGAAAGGAAGCATTTGGTGGGATCTTGAAAACATGAACAACCTTCATGTTTATTGGAGAGATGAAGAACCTGAAGCTACAAGAGGATTTCATTGCATAAATGTTACTGAATCATATCATCCTTATTATGATCAGTGGTGGCCTCATGGTCACATAATCGGCTGGGAGAACACGTTTGTACATACAGCTCTTAATATGGTGAATGCAATTATGCTCGGAACACCGCTTGAGCCTTATGTTGCAACATTTGAAGACGGCTACAGAAATGCTGTCATTTGCGATGCAATAATCAAATCAGCAGAGACAGGCAGAAAAGAG